The proteins below come from a single Tenuifilum thalassicum genomic window:
- a CDS encoding restriction endonuclease subunit S has translation MKETKFKHTEIGLIPEDWEVKKLGEVAHIEMGQSPSSENYNVSGIGLPLVQGNADIKNRKTIIRNYTSQITKKCIKGDIIMSVRAPVGEIAIASNDACIGRGVCAIRYSNKYLFHYLICIESTWSKHSTGSTFDSVNSDTIKNLEIPFPPIKEQTAIATALGDADALITALEKLIAKKKAIKQGAMQQLLKPKEGWVVKKLGEVGEIITGGTPPTLNKEYWNGNIPWITPTDITTDKNIYHSEREITFKGLSILRRIPKNSLLVTCIASIGKNAILRNDGACNQQINAIIPNINFNVDFLYYLMEFNRNILIGAAGITATLILSKKEFSEIEFSFPGTKEEQTRIAQILSDMDAEIEALEQKLEKQKQIKQGMMQVLLTGKIRLNHDAKGWQDAPDSSLNNHGNQVNRVNQG, from the coding sequence ATGAAAGAAACAAAATTTAAACATACAGAGATAGGCTTGATTCCAGAGGATTGGGAGGTGAAGAAGTTGGGGGAAGTAGCACATATCGAAATGGGGCAGTCACCAAGCTCAGAAAACTATAATGTAAGTGGTATAGGCTTACCATTAGTACAAGGAAACGCTGATATCAAAAATCGTAAAACTATAATTAGAAATTACACTTCTCAAATTACAAAAAAATGTATTAAGGGTGATATTATTATGTCCGTTAGAGCACCTGTTGGTGAAATTGCGATTGCTTCTAATGATGCTTGTATAGGAAGAGGAGTTTGTGCTATTCGCTATTCAAATAAATATTTATTTCATTACTTAATTTGTATTGAGTCAACCTGGTCAAAACATTCTACTGGCTCCACTTTTGATTCTGTAAATTCAGATACAATAAAAAATCTGGAAATTCCATTTCCACCAATAAAAGAGCAAACCGCCATTGCCACCGCCCTGGGTGATGCCGATGCGCTCATCACCGCACTGGAAAAACTCATCGCCAAGAAAAAAGCCATCAAACAAGGCGCCATGCAACAACTGCTCAAACCAAAAGAGGGGTGGGTAGTGAAGAAGTTGGGGGAGGTTGGTGAAATAATAACAGGGGGAACACCACCAACTCTTAATAAAGAATATTGGAATGGCAATATACCTTGGATTACACCCACTGATATTACTACCGACAAAAACATTTATCATAGCGAAAGAGAAATAACATTCAAAGGGCTTTCTATTCTCAGAAGAATACCCAAAAATAGTTTGTTAGTTACTTGCATAGCGAGCATTGGAAAAAATGCCATTCTTAGAAATGATGGAGCATGTAATCAACAAATAAATGCAATAATTCCAAACATTAATTTCAATGTAGATTTTCTTTATTACTTAATGGAGTTTAATAGGAATATACTCATTGGTGCTGCTGGTATAACTGCAACACTTATTTTATCCAAAAAAGAATTTTCTGAAATAGAGTTTTCTTTTCCGGGAACTAAAGAAGAACAAACCCGCATCGCCCAAATCCTATCCGATATGGATGCCGAGATAGAAGCGCTTGAGCAAAAATTAGAAAAGCAAAAACAAATCAAGCAAGGCATGATGCAGGTGCTGCTTACGGGGAAAATACGTCTTAACCATGATGCTAAAGGATGGCAGGATGCCCCTGATTCATCTTTAAATAATCATGGTAATCAAGTAAATCGGGTAAATCAAGGTTAA
- a CDS encoding helix-turn-helix domain-containing protein: MTWTFNISTILINTSGFGCINAISGINNKEINAIAYTQTLCGMQKMDILKLGKSYNMVNSYLQNRQQPRLEVLMRIAKIFDIDVKELIVSNKEKKK; this comes from the coding sequence ATGACCTGGACTTTTAATATATCAACCATACTAATTAATACATCTGGTTTTGGATGTATAAACGCAATTAGTGGGATTAATAATAAAGAAATAAACGCAATTGCGTATACACAGACGTTGTGCGGCATGCAAAAAATGGACATACTGAAGCTTGGTAAAAGTTACAACATGGTAAACTCCTACTTACAGAACCGACAACAACCAAGACTTGAAGTGCTTATGAGGATTGCGAAAATATTTGACATTGACGTAAAAGAACTAATTGTATCAAACAAGGAGAAAAAGAAATAA
- a CDS encoding type I restriction-modification system subunit M, giving the protein MAVKKSELYSSLWASCDELRGSMDASQYKDYVLVLLFMKYVSDRVKREKAEGKTPLIEIPEGASFYDMLKYRGQSDIGNKINTVIGEFAKANGLTGVITEADFNDDAKLGTGKDKVDLLTNLLNIFNRDELDFSKNRAEGDDLLGDAYEYLMRHFATESGKSKGQFYTPAEVSRIMAQVIGINKSTSPSQTIYDPTCGSGSLLLKAADLAPHGITIYGQENDNATRALAVMNMWLHNFADADIRQGNTMASPQFTDDATGELKTFDFAVANPPFSYKKWMNGLDPQNDVYKRFEGYDAIPPKKNGDFAFLLHLIKSLKSKGKACIVLPLGVLFRGNAEGEIRKELIQKGYIKGIIGLPPNLFYGTGIAACLIVIDKEDADKRQSIFMIDASKGFIKDGNKNRLRERDIHKIVDTFNNKITTDPTYAREVPISEIADPKNDYNLNIPRYIDNQEPEDIQDIEAHLLGGIPARDIEALKEYWEVYPTLKSELFTVIEDRPEYFNLKIAPEEIKNTIYHHPEFTAFSEEMDKVFDQWKTEISDYCKQLDKGLHPKQEIRFIAEKLLKQYANRKLTDKYAMYQHLMDYWAETMQDDFYELAADGWQAGNEVKRMEKKTKKGEEEVITQVAGIDGLEGRLIPPHLLIQEFFPTEKKQIEDLEAAIETIESEKTELQEEHSGEEAALQDVSSKKDAEAALNDYIIQAMEEYYPADYTTYQKLEQQINKYTSHIKENTSHPAIERLKSSQGKITQKALKEGANIATEANDKKVIENYLDALKNSSKVAKQMKQLVEKVSTKLETNIKATPKAEYLKEIDIIRKYLDLLAKEAEKKAELKKAWGKLEKLVIEKYPKLTLDEIKTTVVDKKWMAEIEKRIKTEMDNISHRLTQRIKELAERYETPLPQIEQQVEELTAKVEAHLQAMGYAMHQAHPQVQKSGKQVNQVNQG; this is encoded by the coding sequence ATGGCAGTAAAAAAATCAGAATTATACAGCTCACTTTGGGCAAGTTGCGATGAACTAAGAGGCAGCATGGATGCCAGCCAATACAAAGACTATGTATTGGTGCTGTTGTTCATGAAATATGTATCGGACCGGGTAAAAAGAGAAAAAGCAGAGGGCAAAACACCCCTGATTGAAATACCCGAAGGTGCGAGTTTTTACGATATGCTCAAGTACCGTGGGCAAAGCGATATTGGCAATAAAATCAATACGGTTATTGGCGAATTTGCAAAAGCCAATGGACTTACCGGGGTAATTACCGAGGCGGATTTTAATGACGATGCAAAACTTGGTACAGGAAAAGATAAAGTTGACCTGCTGACCAACCTGCTCAACATCTTTAATCGAGACGAGCTTGATTTCAGTAAGAACCGAGCCGAAGGCGATGACCTGCTTGGCGATGCCTACGAATACCTGATGCGGCACTTTGCCACCGAAAGCGGAAAAAGCAAGGGGCAATTCTACACCCCTGCCGAAGTTTCCCGCATCATGGCACAGGTAATTGGCATAAATAAATCCACTTCGCCAAGCCAAACCATTTATGACCCCACTTGTGGCTCGGGCTCGCTGTTGTTGAAAGCGGCTGACCTTGCCCCGCATGGCATCACTATTTACGGTCAGGAAAACGACAATGCCACCCGTGCCCTGGCGGTGATGAACATGTGGTTGCACAATTTTGCCGATGCCGATATACGGCAAGGAAATACGATGGCTTCACCGCAGTTTACCGACGATGCCACCGGTGAGCTAAAAACCTTTGACTTTGCGGTTGCCAATCCTCCCTTCAGTTATAAAAAATGGATGAACGGACTCGACCCACAAAACGATGTGTATAAACGCTTTGAGGGTTACGATGCCATTCCACCCAAAAAGAATGGCGACTTTGCCTTTCTGCTGCATCTGATAAAATCACTCAAATCAAAAGGAAAAGCATGTATTGTTTTGCCGCTCGGTGTTCTGTTCCGTGGAAATGCCGAGGGAGAAATCCGAAAAGAACTCATACAAAAGGGCTATATTAAAGGCATTATCGGCTTGCCGCCCAACTTGTTTTACGGCACGGGCATTGCCGCTTGTTTAATTGTGATTGATAAAGAAGATGCCGATAAGCGCCAGAGCATTTTCATGATTGATGCCAGCAAAGGGTTTATTAAGGATGGCAACAAGAACCGCCTTCGTGAGCGCGACATCCATAAGATTGTAGATACCTTCAATAACAAAATTACCACCGACCCCACTTATGCCCGTGAAGTTCCGATTTCGGAAATAGCCGACCCCAAGAACGATTACAACCTGAACATTCCCCGCTACATCGATAACCAGGAGCCGGAAGATATTCAGGACATTGAAGCGCATCTACTGGGCGGTATTCCGGCCCGCGATATAGAGGCATTGAAAGAATACTGGGAGGTGTATCCAACCCTTAAATCCGAATTGTTCACAGTCATAGAAGACCGACCGGAATACTTCAACCTGAAGATTGCCCCTGAAGAGATAAAAAACACCATTTATCACCATCCGGAGTTTACCGCTTTCAGTGAGGAGATGGATAAGGTATTTGACCAATGGAAAACTGAAATAAGCGATTATTGCAAGCAATTGGATAAAGGACTGCACCCCAAGCAGGAAATCCGCTTTATTGCCGAAAAACTATTGAAGCAATATGCCAACCGCAAACTCACCGACAAATACGCCATGTACCAGCACCTGATGGACTACTGGGCCGAAACCATGCAGGACGATTTTTACGAATTGGCTGCCGATGGCTGGCAAGCCGGCAATGAGGTGAAACGCATGGAAAAGAAAACCAAAAAAGGCGAAGAAGAAGTAATAACACAAGTAGCGGGTATTGACGGACTGGAAGGTAGATTGATTCCTCCACATTTGTTAATTCAGGAGTTTTTTCCAACCGAGAAAAAGCAAATTGAAGACCTGGAGGCAGCAATTGAAACCATTGAGAGTGAAAAAACCGAATTGCAAGAAGAACACAGTGGTGAAGAAGCGGCACTACAAGACGTTTCCTCTAAAAAAGATGCAGAGGCTGCTCTGAATGATTACATTATCCAGGCGATGGAAGAATATTATCCTGCTGATTATACCACTTACCAAAAACTGGAACAGCAAATAAATAAATATACATCACACATAAAGGAAAATACTTCCCATCCTGCGATTGAACGTTTAAAAAGTTCTCAAGGAAAAATAACGCAAAAAGCACTGAAAGAAGGAGCAAATATTGCTACTGAAGCAAACGATAAGAAAGTCATAGAAAACTATCTTGATGCATTGAAAAACAGCAGTAAAGTGGCAAAGCAAATGAAGCAATTGGTGGAAAAGGTCTCGACAAAACTGGAAACCAACATCAAAGCCACGCCCAAAGCAGAATACCTGAAAGAGATAGACATCATCCGCAAGTATCTGGACTTACTGGCGAAAGAAGCCGAAAAGAAAGCCGAACTGAAAAAGGCATGGGGAAAACTGGAAAAACTGGTAATTGAAAAATACCCCAAACTCACCCTTGACGAAATAAAAACCACCGTGGTGGACAAAAAATGGATGGCCGAAATAGAAAAACGCATTAAAACCGAAATGGACAACATCAGCCACCGGCTTACACAGCGCATCAAAGAACTGGCCGAGCGCTACGAAACCCCTCTGCCCCAAATAGAACAGCAAGTAGAAGAACTTACCGCCAAAGTAGAAGCCCACTTGCAGGCAATGGGCTACGCTATGCATCAGGCTCACCCGCAAGTCCAAAAATCAGGTAAACAAGTAAATCAGGTAAATCAAGGTTAA
- a CDS encoding XdhC family protein — translation MIWKFIKNKVDKGIDVYLITVAETIGSSPGRVGFKMAVAADNDLNGTIGGGIMEYQLVELARKELNSKSGKNFLKRQVHSHDAEEDKSGMICSGEQTQIFNHFSKENADEIVKIVELIDSNKPGKFVLTASGIEVYEGDAHFNRNSIEFQKSESSYRYSEPIGFKETVYIFGAGHISVPLSQILALLDFRVEVYDNRKDLSTFNQNVYAHKKVIVDYKNVSGLVPEGKNSYVVIMTFGHKFDEIVLKQFLNKDLKYIGMIGSKSKVGTIFQELVNEGFSQEQVARVCSPIGLPIGGQSAAEIAVSIAAQIVEWRNKR, via the coding sequence ATGATTTGGAAATTCATTAAAAACAAAGTTGATAAGGGGATTGATGTTTACCTAATTACTGTAGCCGAAACCATTGGAAGCAGTCCTGGTAGGGTTGGTTTTAAAATGGCGGTGGCTGCCGATAACGATCTAAATGGTACCATTGGAGGTGGAATAATGGAATACCAGCTTGTAGAGCTGGCACGAAAGGAGCTAAACTCAAAATCGGGAAAGAACTTCTTAAAACGTCAGGTTCATTCCCATGATGCTGAGGAAGATAAATCGGGAATGATATGCTCTGGGGAGCAAACACAGATATTTAATCATTTCTCTAAAGAGAATGCTGATGAGATTGTAAAAATAGTAGAGCTAATTGATAGTAACAAGCCTGGTAAATTTGTTCTAACAGCTAGCGGAATAGAGGTATATGAAGGTGATGCTCATTTCAATAGAAACAGTATAGAGTTTCAAAAAAGCGAAAGCAGCTACCGTTATAGCGAGCCGATTGGCTTTAAGGAAACCGTTTACATTTTTGGAGCGGGTCATATTAGCGTTCCCCTATCGCAAATACTTGCCCTATTAGATTTCAGGGTTGAGGTGTACGACAACCGTAAAGATTTGAGCACCTTTAACCAGAACGTTTATGCCCATAAAAAGGTGATTGTTGATTATAAAAATGTATCGGGACTTGTTCCAGAGGGAAAAAACTCGTACGTGGTGATTATGACTTTTGGACACAAGTTTGATGAGATTGTACTGAAACAGTTCCTTAATAAGGATTTAAAATATATAGGAATGATTGGTAGCAAGAGCAAGGTTGGCACCATTTTCCAAGAGCTGGTAAACGAAGGCTTTAGCCAAGAGCAAGTGGCTCGGGTGTGCTCACCAATCGGTTTACCCATAGGCGGACAATCAGCAGCTGAAATAGCAGTAAGCATTGCTGCCCAAATTGTTGAGTGGAGGAATAAACGGTAG
- a CDS encoding YgeY family selenium metabolism-linked hydrolase has translation MSEIYNKIIDLSEKYADYTAKNLSNLVKIKSLSLQERDVQLELKRQMEEAGFDEVFIDGLGNVIGRIGNGKRILAIDGHMDTVDLGNPDNWEFDPLGGEIRDGYVHGRGTVDQEGGPAAFVTAGRILKELGFNRDLTIYFVGSVMEEDCDGLCWKYIVEEDKIRPDFVISTEPTNLNIYRGHRGRMEMQVHFYGVSAHGSAPERGKNAIYMASKVALEVEKLNERLKVDEFLGKGSVTVTEFVSNSPSLCAVSDYARIHLDRRLTWGETKESAVAEIEELIKGMNAKVEVLYYQEKAYTGLEYGMEKYYPTWKMEEDSEVVQKGVSAFKKLFKKEPKVDKWTFSTNGIMTCGTYGIPTIGFGPGNEVLAHAPNEKVPISDLVAAAAFYAAFAYEI, from the coding sequence ATGAGTGAGATTTATAATAAAATAATTGATTTATCGGAGAAGTATGCCGATTACACAGCAAAAAACCTGTCAAACCTGGTTAAGATAAAATCTTTAAGCCTACAGGAGCGCGACGTGCAGCTTGAGCTTAAACGACAAATGGAGGAGGCAGGTTTTGATGAGGTTTTTATTGATGGTTTGGGAAATGTTATTGGACGTATTGGTAATGGAAAGCGAATTTTAGCCATTGATGGGCACATGGACACTGTTGACCTAGGAAATCCCGATAATTGGGAATTTGACCCACTTGGTGGTGAAATTCGCGATGGATATGTGCATGGTCGTGGAACGGTTGACCAGGAGGGAGGGCCCGCTGCCTTTGTTACTGCAGGAAGGATTCTAAAGGAATTAGGTTTTAATCGCGATCTAACCATCTACTTTGTAGGTAGCGTTATGGAGGAGGATTGCGACGGGCTTTGCTGGAAGTATATTGTTGAGGAGGATAAGATTCGTCCAGATTTTGTGATAAGTACCGAGCCTACTAATCTTAATATCTATCGAGGTCATCGCGGACGCATGGAGATGCAGGTGCACTTCTATGGCGTTTCGGCCCATGGTTCTGCCCCTGAAAGGGGCAAAAATGCCATCTACATGGCCTCTAAGGTTGCGCTTGAAGTTGAAAAGCTGAATGAAAGGCTTAAGGTTGATGAGTTCTTGGGCAAGGGAAGCGTTACGGTTACCGAGTTTGTTTCCAATAGCCCATCGCTATGTGCTGTTTCCGATTATGCTCGCATTCACCTCGACCGTCGACTAACCTGGGGTGAGACAAAAGAGAGCGCTGTTGCCGAAATTGAAGAGCTTATTAAGGGAATGAATGCCAAGGTCGAAGTGCTTTACTACCAGGAAAAAGCTTATACAGGTCTTGAATACGGAATGGAGAAATACTATCCAACATGGAAAATGGAGGAGGATAGTGAGGTGGTTCAAAAAGGCGTGTCGGCTTTCAAAAAGCTTTTTAAGAAAGAGCCTAAAGTTGATAAGTGGACGTTCTCAACCAATGGCATTATGACCTGCGGAACCTATGGCATCCCAACCATTGGTTTTGGGCCTGGTAATGAGGTTCTTGCTCATGCACCTAACGAGAAAGTACCCATTAGCGATTTGGTTGCTGCTGCAGCATTTTATGCTGCCTTCGCATATGAGATTTAA
- a CDS encoding GxxExxY protein has protein sequence MKHEELTRKIIGAAMEVHNHLGNGFQEVVYQRALSIEMNLQGIAHEREKEMPLQYKGYDIGKRRVDFFVEGCIMVEIKAVINLEDVHLAQAMNYLEAYNMEIGLLLNFGAKSLQFKRVHNNKLINKSSNQDNQANHGADNE, from the coding sequence ATGAAACACGAAGAACTTACACGGAAAATCATTGGGGCAGCAATGGAAGTGCATAACCATTTGGGCAACGGCTTCCAGGAAGTGGTGTATCAGCGTGCTTTATCCATTGAAATGAATTTACAGGGCATAGCCCACGAACGCGAAAAAGAGATGCCTTTACAATACAAAGGATATGATATAGGCAAACGCAGGGTTGACTTTTTTGTAGAGGGGTGTATCATGGTTGAAATCAAGGCAGTTATTAATCTGGAAGATGTGCATCTGGCTCAAGCCATGAACTATTTGGAAGCCTATAATATGGAAATCGGTTTGCTTTTGAATTTTGGCGCAAAAAGCCTGCAATTCAAAAGAGTGCATAATAATAAACTTATCAATAAATCAAGTAATCAAGATAATCAGGCAAATCATGGTGCAGACAATGAGTAA
- a CDS encoding type I restriction endonuclease subunit R, with protein sequence MSNIGKKERETQNRVVALFQNELGYRYLGNWEEREDNSQLEEDILRNWLLNKKKYPANLVENAIRKFSNAVFDQSKSLYDVNKEVYSMLRYGVNVQPEIGKQHEDVYLIDWKNPHENDFAIAEEVTIKGVHKKRPDIVLYINGIAVGVLELKRSTVSISEGIRQNLDNQKHIFIKPFFSTIQFVMAGNDVEGLAYAPIDTKEKYFLKWKEVNEEKDKAYPHLLEITKPIREKTTKYPIPLDRNIIELLNKERLLEIMHDFVVFDRGQKKFCRPNQYFGVKAAQDFIRRKEGGIIWHTQGSGKSLTMVWLTKWIREFNPNARVLIITDRDELDKQIEKVYKGVQEDIYRTKSGRDLLSKLNETSPWLMCSLIHKFGGKDGEEATDEDVEKYLQDLRSSIPSDYKAKGDIYVFVDECHRTQSGKLHDAMKAFVPDALFIGFTGTPLLKTDKKTSQEVFGRYIHTYKFDEAVNDKVVLDLRYEARDVEQKISSADKIDEWFDLKTRGLTDFAKAELKQRWGTIKKVFSSKSRLEKIVMDIMLDMERKERLQNGRGNAMLVSDSIYNACRYYELFQQAGLKKCAIVTSFVPTHADIRGEETGEGYTERLQRFEIYRKMLAEYFNEDPDTAINKVEQFETEVKKKFVEEPAQMKLLIVVNKLLTGFDAPSATYLYIDKKLRDHGLFQAVCRVNRLDGDDKEYGYIIDYMDLFKSLEQAFKDYTSEAFSGYEKSDIEGLLKDRLQKGKERLDEALEAIKALVEPVDPPKGTMEHIRYFCGGNTQNPDELKDTEPRRVALYKLTIALLRAYANIADEMKEAGYTDKEIQEIKADCKHFENLRKEIQLASGDYIDLKQYEPAMRHLIDSYIGAEESRVLANFDDLSLVELLIERGKDAIEDLPDSIKKNPEAMAETIENNLRKVIIEENPTNPIYYEKMSVLLDELIKMRKEQTLEYEKYLQQIIELSAKVKKPSTASNYPSSLDNSAKRALYDNLEKNEALAIELDKNIMLTKKDGWRDNMMKSKAVRNAIADTLRKHGITDDAEVHRIFDLVKNQREY encoded by the coding sequence ATGAGTAACATAGGTAAAAAAGAACGCGAAACGCAAAACCGTGTAGTGGCTTTGTTCCAAAACGAGCTGGGCTACCGTTACCTGGGCAATTGGGAAGAGCGTGAGGACAACAGCCAGCTGGAAGAAGACATCCTGCGCAATTGGCTGCTCAACAAGAAAAAATATCCGGCTAATCTGGTAGAGAATGCCATTCGCAAGTTTAGCAATGCGGTTTTTGACCAAAGCAAAAGCCTGTACGATGTAAACAAAGAAGTATATAGCATGCTTCGGTATGGCGTAAACGTACAGCCCGAAATTGGCAAGCAGCACGAAGATGTTTATCTGATCGACTGGAAAAATCCGCATGAAAACGATTTTGCCATTGCCGAGGAAGTAACCATCAAAGGAGTTCATAAAAAACGTCCGGACATAGTGCTGTATATAAATGGAATTGCAGTGGGAGTTTTAGAATTAAAACGCAGCACGGTTTCCATATCAGAAGGTATCCGCCAAAATCTCGACAACCAGAAACACATCTTCATAAAACCGTTTTTCAGTACCATTCAGTTTGTAATGGCAGGCAACGATGTAGAGGGTTTGGCCTATGCACCTATCGACACCAAAGAAAAATATTTCCTGAAATGGAAAGAGGTAAACGAAGAAAAAGACAAAGCCTATCCGCATCTTTTGGAAATCACTAAACCCATTCGCGAGAAAACGACAAAATATCCTATACCACTCGATCGGAATATCATCGAATTGCTCAACAAAGAGCGCTTGCTGGAAATCATGCACGACTTTGTGGTATTCGACAGAGGTCAAAAGAAATTTTGCCGCCCGAATCAATATTTTGGTGTAAAGGCGGCACAGGATTTTATCAGGCGAAAAGAAGGCGGCATCATTTGGCACACGCAAGGCAGCGGAAAGAGTTTGACGATGGTGTGGCTTACCAAATGGATTCGCGAGTTTAACCCCAACGCCCGTGTGCTAATTATCACCGACCGCGATGAACTGGATAAGCAAATTGAAAAGGTTTACAAAGGCGTTCAGGAAGATATTTATCGCACTAAAAGCGGTAGGGATTTATTGAGCAAGCTCAACGAAACTTCACCCTGGCTGATGTGCTCGCTCATTCACAAGTTTGGCGGTAAAGATGGCGAAGAAGCCACCGATGAAGATGTAGAAAAATACTTGCAGGATTTGCGCAGCAGCATACCAAGCGACTACAAAGCCAAAGGCGATATTTACGTGTTTGTTGACGAATGCCACCGTACGCAATCGGGTAAACTGCACGATGCCATGAAAGCCTTTGTGCCCGATGCTCTTTTTATTGGTTTTACAGGTACCCCATTGCTAAAAACAGATAAAAAAACCAGTCAAGAAGTATTTGGCCGCTACATCCATACCTACAAATTTGATGAAGCCGTAAACGACAAGGTGGTGCTTGACCTGCGCTATGAAGCCCGTGATGTGGAGCAAAAAATATCGTCAGCAGACAAGATTGACGAATGGTTTGACCTTAAAACACGAGGACTAACTGATTTTGCCAAAGCCGAATTGAAACAACGTTGGGGAACCATCAAAAAAGTGTTCAGCAGTAAATCACGACTGGAAAAAATCGTGATGGACATTATGCTGGATATGGAACGCAAAGAGCGTTTGCAAAATGGCAGAGGCAATGCCATGTTGGTTTCAGACAGTATTTACAACGCTTGCCGGTATTATGAACTATTTCAACAAGCGGGGTTAAAGAAGTGTGCGATTGTTACCTCCTTCGTGCCCACCCATGCCGACATCAGAGGCGAAGAAACAGGTGAAGGATATACCGAAAGGTTACAACGCTTTGAGATTTATAGAAAAATGCTGGCTGAGTATTTTAATGAAGATCCAGACACAGCCATCAACAAAGTGGAGCAGTTTGAAACTGAAGTGAAAAAGAAATTCGTGGAAGAACCTGCCCAGATGAAACTGCTTATTGTGGTGAATAAACTCCTGACCGGTTTTGATGCCCCTTCTGCCACATACCTTTACATCGATAAAAAATTAAGAGACCACGGACTGTTTCAGGCCGTTTGCCGGGTCAACCGACTGGATGGAGATGATAAAGAATATGGCTACATTATTGATTACATGGACCTATTCAAGAGTTTGGAACAGGCATTTAAGGATTACACTTCCGAAGCATTTAGCGGTTATGAAAAATCCGATATTGAAGGGTTATTGAAAGACCGTTTGCAGAAAGGTAAAGAACGATTGGACGAGGCACTGGAAGCCATAAAGGCTTTGGTAGAACCTGTTGACCCACCCAAAGGCACCATGGAACACATCAGGTATTTCTGTGGAGGCAACACCCAAAACCCCGATGAACTTAAAGACACGGAGCCAAGACGGGTTGCGCTTTATAAGTTAACCATTGCCCTGCTACGGGCTTACGCCAACATAGCCGATGAAATGAAAGAAGCAGGTTACACCGATAAGGAGATTCAAGAAATCAAGGCAGATTGCAAGCACTTTGAAAACCTCCGCAAGGAAATCCAACTGGCCAGTGGCGACTACATTGATTTGAAGCAATACGAGCCGGCCATGCGCCATTTGATTGACAGCTACATTGGAGCCGAAGAAAGCCGAGTGTTGGCCAATTTCGATGATCTGAGCCTGGTGGAATTGCTCATTGAAAGAGGAAAAGATGCCATTGAAGATTTGCCGGACAGCATCAAGAAAAATCCTGAGGCGATGGCTGAAACCATTGAAAACAATCTGCGGAAAGTAATCATTGAAGAAAATCCGACCAACCCAATATATTACGAAAAGATGAGCGTGCTGCTGGACGAGCTCATCAAAATGCGGAAAGAACAAACATTGGAATACGAAAAGTATCTGCAGCAAATCATAGAACTTTCGGCTAAAGTGAAAAAGCCAAGTACGGCAAGCAATTATCCTTCTTCATTGGATAATTCTGCAAAACGTGCCTTGTATGACAACCTTGAAAAGAATGAAGCATTAGCAATTGAGTTAGACAAGAATATCATGTTAACCAAAAAAGATGGCTGGCGTGATAACATGATGAAATCAAAAGCAGTAAGGAACGCCATAGCCGATACACTGAGAAAGCATGGTATAACCGATGATGCAGAAGTGCATAGAATCTTTGATCTGGTTAAAAATCAGCGGGAATACTAA